In the genome of Kitasatospora cathayae, one region contains:
- a CDS encoding prephenate dehydrogenase, which produces MRTAVVVGTGLIGTSAALALAARGLTVHLEDADPDAARTAESLGAGITEPAEGPVDLAIIAVPPALVGKVLADCQRRNLAHWYTDVASVKSGPGSEIAALGLDTVHYIGSHPMAGRERSGPLAARADLFEGRPWVLTPTPDTDTDTLNAALELVALCGAMPIVMDADAHDRAVALVSHAPQLVSSLVAARLENADETAIRLSGQGVRDVTRIAASNPGLWVDILSANAAAVADVLEDVASDLGETVTALRALAATEEGERRAGAEGIEAVMRRGNTGQARIPGKHGAPPTRYETVAVVLGDQPGELGRLFGEVGEAGVNIEDVLIEHSDGQQVGFVQLSVAPMEVKRLTAALRASGWSVRD; this is translated from the coding sequence ATGCGCACTGCCGTCGTCGTCGGCACCGGACTGATCGGCACCTCCGCAGCCCTGGCCCTGGCCGCACGCGGGCTGACCGTCCATCTGGAGGACGCCGACCCGGACGCCGCCCGCACCGCCGAGTCGCTCGGCGCCGGCATCACCGAACCGGCCGAGGGCCCGGTCGACCTGGCGATCATCGCCGTCCCGCCGGCGCTGGTCGGCAAGGTGCTCGCGGACTGCCAGCGCCGCAACCTGGCGCACTGGTACACCGACGTGGCCAGCGTGAAGTCCGGCCCGGGCAGCGAGATCGCCGCGCTCGGCCTCGACACCGTCCACTACATCGGTAGTCACCCGATGGCCGGTCGCGAGCGCTCCGGGCCGCTCGCCGCCCGCGCCGACCTGTTCGAGGGCCGCCCCTGGGTGCTCACCCCGACCCCCGACACCGACACCGACACGCTCAACGCCGCGCTGGAGTTGGTCGCGCTGTGCGGCGCGATGCCGATCGTGATGGACGCGGACGCGCACGACCGGGCCGTGGCCCTGGTCTCGCACGCCCCGCAGCTGGTCTCCTCGCTGGTCGCGGCCCGGCTGGAGAACGCCGACGAGACGGCCATAAGGCTCTCCGGCCAGGGTGTGCGCGACGTGACCCGGATCGCCGCCTCCAACCCCGGGCTGTGGGTCGACATCCTGTCCGCCAACGCGGCCGCGGTCGCCGACGTGCTGGAGGACGTCGCCAGCGACCTCGGCGAGACCGTCACCGCGCTGCGCGCCCTGGCGGCCACCGAGGAGGGCGAGCGCCGGGCCGGTGCCGAGGGCATCGAGGCGGTCATGCGGCGCGGCAACACCGGGCAGGCCCGCATCCCCGGCAAGCACGGCGCCCCGCCCACCCGGTACGAGACGGTCGCGGTGGTGCTCGGCGACCAGCCGGGCGAGCTGGGCCGGCTGTTCGGGGAGGTCGGCGAGGCCGGGGTCAACATCGAGGACGTCCTCATCGAGCACTCGGACGGGCAGCAGGTCGGCTTCGTCCAGCTGTCGGTGGCGCCGATGGAGGTCAAGCGGCTCACGGCGGCGCTGCGCGCTTCGGGCTGGAGCGTCCGGGACTGA
- a CDS encoding mucoidy inhibitor MuiA family protein, with protein sequence MDDQHSSHTGPSKPPAVPAHPSVLDSVVVYAEGAVCRRRATVPVPPGRRLRLTGLPDSLDADSLRARVLAGPAGTAVVEARLEAVAELREPDELPQLRRELDEAMERQGALNERHRLVRSAIAETAALRAVPPQRRRDEPLRRTPADAWLELADFVDERLARLQERAEQLTQEIELADHERQLAADRLERASTAGRAEPIEATDTVVLTLTTTGTGTEQIELELEYGVPAARWVPAYRLSHRTGSDTAHLVLRAAVAQHTGEDWTGVRLALSTADLDRRTDLPRLASLRIGRSQPAPPPSGWREPPAGLSDLFTGYDAAAADRPATTRPGAPIPVAALSAPEPALRRAPRVGGARPAGAQPDFRPDEAAPAAPAGPAGPSGGGGGGGSLSVQEPVPSPPPPGFAGYGAPPVTSAPPTPSTPSAPTAPAPMPQAPGGTPMPQSYGGAPPRTARRRATAPPPPTALTPDTVLLDYPDLRLAGPDDTTDRRGTLRPDPARVERAELARFAPGGPEGARLRDLPLPRHAVPPRRSAGSFDHRFDAAAPADIPSDGTWHSVTVDAIPLSVSPEYVTVPAVEQKVYATLVLANRTDRAVLAGPVEVTVDDEFLLTAALPTLAPGETRRLGIGVTESIEVARRTELHESATGMLKGNSTVLDHRVHVQLANRLGRAATVEVRERVPVASDAEIRIEERADWQAPAVPTPECPAGTRLWRIELPPGGRTELDGGYQIKIPAGKAIVGGNRRN encoded by the coding sequence ATGGACGATCAGCACAGCAGTCACACCGGGCCGTCGAAACCGCCGGCCGTACCGGCCCACCCCTCGGTCCTGGACTCCGTCGTGGTGTACGCCGAGGGCGCGGTGTGCCGCCGCCGGGCCACCGTCCCGGTCCCGCCCGGCCGACGGCTGCGACTGACCGGCCTGCCCGACTCGCTGGACGCCGACTCGCTGCGCGCCCGGGTGCTCGCCGGCCCGGCCGGCACGGCGGTCGTCGAGGCCCGCCTGGAAGCCGTCGCCGAGCTCCGCGAACCCGACGAACTCCCGCAGCTGCGCCGCGAGTTGGACGAGGCCATGGAGCGCCAGGGCGCACTGAACGAGCGCCACCGGCTGGTCCGGAGCGCGATCGCCGAGACTGCCGCGCTGCGCGCCGTCCCGCCCCAGCGCCGCCGCGACGAGCCGCTGCGCCGCACTCCGGCCGACGCCTGGCTGGAGCTCGCGGACTTCGTCGACGAGCGGCTGGCCCGTCTCCAGGAGCGCGCCGAGCAACTCACCCAGGAGATCGAACTCGCCGACCACGAGCGACAGTTGGCCGCCGACCGGCTGGAGCGCGCGTCCACCGCCGGGCGGGCCGAGCCGATCGAGGCCACCGACACCGTCGTGCTCACCCTGACCACCACGGGAACCGGCACCGAGCAGATCGAACTGGAGCTGGAGTACGGCGTCCCCGCCGCCCGCTGGGTGCCCGCCTACCGCCTCAGCCACCGCACCGGCTCCGACACCGCCCACCTGGTGCTGCGCGCCGCCGTCGCCCAGCACACCGGCGAGGACTGGACGGGCGTGCGGCTCGCCCTGTCCACCGCCGACCTCGATCGCCGCACCGACCTGCCCCGGCTCGCCTCGCTGCGGATCGGCCGCAGCCAGCCCGCCCCGCCGCCCTCCGGCTGGCGCGAACCGCCGGCCGGCCTGTCCGACCTCTTCACCGGCTACGACGCGGCCGCGGCCGACCGCCCCGCCACCACCCGGCCCGGCGCCCCGATCCCGGTCGCGGCCCTCTCCGCACCCGAGCCCGCCCTGCGCCGCGCGCCCCGCGTCGGCGGCGCCCGCCCAGCAGGCGCCCAACCCGACTTCCGGCCGGACGAGGCCGCACCCGCCGCACCCGCCGGCCCCGCCGGCCCGTCCGGCGGCGGTGGTGGCGGCGGCTCACTGAGCGTCCAGGAGCCGGTGCCCTCGCCCCCGCCGCCCGGCTTCGCCGGCTACGGCGCGCCACCCGTGACGAGCGCCCCGCCCACGCCGAGCACCCCGTCCGCACCGACCGCCCCCGCCCCGATGCCCCAGGCCCCCGGCGGCACCCCGATGCCCCAGTCCTACGGCGGCGCCCCGCCGCGAACGGCCCGCCGCCGCGCCACCGCGCCGCCCCCGCCCACCGCCCTCACCCCCGACACCGTCCTGCTCGACTACCCCGACCTCCGGCTGGCCGGCCCCGACGACACCACCGACCGCCGCGGCACCCTGCGCCCGGACCCCGCCAGGGTCGAGCGCGCCGAGCTGGCACGCTTCGCTCCCGGCGGCCCCGAGGGCGCCCGGCTCCGCGACCTCCCCCTCCCCCGCCACGCCGTCCCGCCCCGCCGGTCGGCCGGCTCCTTCGACCACCGCTTCGACGCCGCCGCCCCCGCCGACATCCCCTCCGACGGCACCTGGCACTCCGTCACGGTGGACGCGATCCCGCTCTCCGTCAGCCCCGAGTACGTCACCGTCCCCGCCGTCGAGCAGAAGGTGTACGCGACCCTGGTGCTCGCCAACCGCACCGACCGCGCCGTGCTGGCCGGCCCGGTCGAGGTCACCGTGGACGACGAGTTCCTGCTCACCGCCGCGCTGCCGACGCTCGCCCCCGGCGAGACCCGCCGCCTGGGCATCGGCGTCACCGAGAGCATCGAGGTGGCGCGCCGCACCGAGCTGCACGAGTCCGCCACGGGCATGCTGAAGGGCAACAGCACGGTGCTCGACCACCGGGTGCACGTCCAGCTGGCGAACCGGCTCGGCCGCGCCGCCACGGTCGAGGTCCGCGAGCGCGTACCGGTCGCCTCCGACGCCGAGATCCGGATCGAGGAGCGCGCCGACTGGCAGGCGCCGGCCGTCCCCACCCCGGAGTGCCCGGCCGGCACCCGGCTCTGGCGGATCGAACTGCCGCCGGGCGGCCGCACCGAGCTGGACGGCGGCTACCAGATCAAGATCCCGGCCGGAAAGGCCATCGTCGGCGGAAACCGGAGGAACTGA
- a CDS encoding mucoidy inhibitor MuiA family protein codes for MTEETVPLPVTAVTCLEDRAQVERAVTVELAGGVQRLRLGPLTALAVDRTLRAESAAPGTRVLEARLVRSWTPRAPLPPGPEDSALRHRLHELEAESRLADQTRSRLEARLALLAQLSTDLLREVGEGAGVGEIERTRWARELDRVDAERERYAEELRAAHSRLRRLDQERSQALLALDRAEEEPAELLAHLELTVEAERPGPTLLTVHHLVPCALWRPSYRATLDGGSLRLESEAVVWQRTGEDWTGARLTFSTARSALATDPPALAEDRLTLRERTDEERRTVEVELREEQVSTLGPGAAVPGLDDGGEVRVLPAPAPATVPSDGRAHRVPLGAFTGEARTEYACAPELSPLVTRVVRFRNTAGHPLLAGPVELVRGSGFTGRGELRFTATGADAELSFGSTDGYRVVRETDELQATAALSGRQTTTRTVRLHLSRFSGPEEHDEQLVTVRERVPVSEVAAVEVRLRKEECSPAPDSFDAEGIVRWDVPLGPGARRSITLVYEVSASAKVAGL; via the coding sequence ATGACCGAAGAGACCGTCCCCCTCCCCGTCACCGCCGTCACCTGTCTGGAGGACCGTGCCCAGGTCGAGCGCGCGGTGACCGTCGAGCTCGCCGGGGGTGTCCAACGGCTGCGGCTGGGCCCGCTCACCGCCCTCGCCGTCGACCGCACCCTGCGCGCCGAATCCGCCGCCCCCGGCACCCGGGTGCTGGAGGCCCGGCTGGTGCGCAGCTGGACTCCGCGCGCCCCGCTGCCGCCCGGCCCGGAGGACTCCGCGCTGCGCCACCGGCTGCACGAGCTGGAGGCCGAGTCACGCCTCGCCGACCAGACCCGCTCCCGTCTGGAGGCCCGTCTCGCCCTGCTCGCCCAGCTGAGCACCGACCTGCTGCGCGAGGTCGGCGAGGGCGCCGGCGTCGGCGAGATCGAACGCACCCGCTGGGCCCGCGAGCTGGACCGGGTGGACGCCGAGCGCGAGCGCTACGCCGAGGAGCTGCGCGCCGCCCACTCCCGGCTGCGCCGCCTGGACCAGGAGCGGTCCCAGGCCCTGCTGGCCCTGGACCGGGCCGAGGAGGAGCCCGCCGAGCTGCTCGCCCACCTGGAGCTGACCGTCGAGGCCGAGCGGCCCGGCCCCACCTTGCTGACCGTCCACCACCTGGTGCCCTGCGCCCTGTGGCGCCCCTCCTACCGCGCCACCCTGGACGGCGGCAGCCTGCGCCTGGAGTCGGAGGCGGTGGTCTGGCAGCGCACCGGCGAGGACTGGACCGGCGCCCGGCTGACCTTCTCCACCGCCCGTTCCGCCCTCGCCACCGACCCGCCCGCGCTCGCCGAGGACCGGCTGACGCTGCGCGAGCGCACCGACGAGGAGCGCCGCACGGTCGAGGTCGAGCTGCGCGAGGAGCAGGTCAGCACCCTCGGCCCGGGAGCCGCCGTCCCCGGGCTGGACGACGGCGGCGAGGTGCGGGTGCTGCCCGCCCCCGCCCCGGCCACCGTCCCCTCCGACGGCCGGGCGCACCGGGTCCCGCTGGGCGCCTTCACCGGTGAGGCGAGGACCGAGTACGCCTGCGCCCCCGAGCTGTCCCCGCTGGTCACCCGGGTGGTCCGGTTCCGCAACACGGCCGGGCACCCGCTGCTGGCGGGCCCGGTCGAGCTGGTGCGCGGCAGCGGCTTCACCGGCCGCGGCGAGCTGCGCTTCACCGCCACCGGCGCCGACGCCGAGCTGTCCTTCGGTAGCACGGACGGCTACCGGGTGGTCCGCGAGACCGACGAGCTCCAGGCCACCGCCGCCCTGAGCGGCCGCCAGACCACCACCCGCACCGTCCGGCTGCACCTGTCCCGCTTCTCCGGCCCGGAGGAGCACGACGAGCAGCTGGTCACGGTGCGCGAACGGGTGCCGGTCTCCGAGGTGGCCGCGGTCGAGGTGCGGCTGCGCAAGGAGGAGTGCTCCCCGGCGCCGGACTCCTTCGACGCCGAGGGCATCGTGCGCTGGGACGTCCCGCTCGGCCCGGGCGCCCGCCGCAGCATCACCCTGGTGTACGAGGTCTCCGCCTCGGCCAAGGTGGCCGGGCTGTGA
- a CDS encoding DUF952 domain-containing protein, with amino-acid sequence MILHLTPLDDWLADPGRPYATASLLTDGFIHCSADEQTALAVANAFFADTPDPLMVLLIEEALVEPMVKWEAPHGAPPPGATPGVLFPHIYGRLNRTAVVGLEKVERGPDGRWASLSPWS; translated from the coding sequence ATGATCCTCCACCTCACCCCCCTGGACGACTGGCTGGCAGACCCCGGCCGCCCGTACGCCACCGCGTCGCTGCTCACCGACGGGTTCATCCACTGCTCGGCGGACGAGCAGACGGCGCTCGCGGTGGCCAACGCCTTCTTCGCCGACACCCCGGACCCGCTGATGGTGCTGCTGATCGAGGAGGCACTGGTGGAGCCGATGGTCAAGTGGGAGGCGCCGCACGGCGCCCCGCCGCCCGGCGCCACCCCCGGCGTGCTGTTCCCGCACATCTACGGGCGGCTGAACCGCACCGCCGTGGTCGGCCTGGAGAAGGTCGAGCGCGGCCCGGACGGCCGCTGGGCCTCCCTCAGCCCCTGGAGCTGA
- a CDS encoding helix-turn-helix domain-containing protein has product MSDAALGRSAGHALGPLGLAEPDGRVYAALVANPQSTAEELAEGCGLMFQQCVRALDRLAQQGMATRAPVDRERYLPVAPDVAIGTLIGHRESELRHARAEMHRLMDAFREASRYTDPAHSVEVLTGGEAIAQRLEHITETSRYQVRGFDRPPYIQDPVAEMPLQRRRLREGLRFRTVYDREAVAWPGRLEKNILVGVADGEEARVRPTLPMKMIISDDRMAIIPISVGDSVLDAAYVIHPSALLQALDTLFEAEWERAVQLQAALGTGDGSPEPDADHRKLLGLLAAGLTDESIARSLGWSARTTQRRLQALMRSLGATTRFQAGMAARERGWL; this is encoded by the coding sequence GTGTCCGATGCAGCACTGGGGCGGTCCGCCGGGCACGCGCTCGGCCCGTTGGGACTGGCCGAGCCGGACGGGCGGGTGTACGCGGCGCTGGTGGCCAATCCGCAGTCCACCGCGGAGGAGCTGGCCGAGGGCTGCGGCCTGATGTTCCAGCAGTGCGTGCGCGCGCTGGACCGGCTGGCGCAGCAGGGCATGGCCACCCGGGCGCCGGTGGACCGGGAGCGCTACCTGCCGGTCGCCCCGGACGTGGCGATAGGGACCCTGATCGGCCACCGGGAGTCCGAACTGCGGCACGCCCGGGCCGAGATGCACCGGCTGATGGACGCCTTCCGGGAGGCCTCGCGCTACACCGACCCGGCGCACTCGGTGGAGGTGCTGACCGGCGGCGAGGCGATCGCCCAGCGGCTGGAGCACATCACCGAGACCAGCCGGTACCAGGTGCGCGGCTTCGACCGCCCGCCGTACATCCAGGACCCGGTGGCGGAGATGCCGCTGCAGCGGCGGCGGCTGCGGGAGGGGCTGAGGTTCCGGACCGTCTACGACCGGGAGGCGGTGGCCTGGCCCGGCCGGCTGGAGAAGAACATCCTGGTCGGCGTGGCGGACGGGGAGGAGGCGCGGGTACGGCCGACGCTGCCGATGAAGATGATCATCTCGGATGATCGGATGGCGATCATCCCGATCAGCGTCGGCGACAGCGTGCTGGACGCGGCCTACGTGATCCACCCCTCGGCGCTGCTGCAGGCGCTGGACACGCTGTTCGAGGCGGAGTGGGAGCGGGCCGTGCAGTTGCAGGCCGCGCTCGGCACCGGCGACGGCTCGCCGGAGCCGGACGCCGACCACCGCAAGCTGCTCGGCCTGCTCGCCGCCGGACTGACCGACGAGTCGATCGCCCGCTCGCTGGGCTGGAGCGCCCGGACCACCCAGCGGCGGCTGCAGGCCCTGATGCGCTCGCTGGGCGCCACCACCCGCTTCCAGGCCGGGATGGCGGCCCGGGAGCGGGGGTGGCTGTGA
- a CDS encoding pseudouridine synthase, giving the protein MRSSGNGRNGSGGGSGRGGQGGGRGGSYGGGSGSGRGGSGSGSRGGSYGSGGGRGGSYGGGSGSGSGSRGGSYGRDGGRRDDRRDDRRYPDRPLRPEERKYDRPEYGGGPNATPARGGFAGRRPGPAPRPRREGQGAPGDPRRQPQRSRELQAKIEDAVLARHDKPAVKLPKTFGEPEGERLQKVLARAGVGSRRACEELIEQGRVEVNGKLVTEQGKRVDPQKDEIKVDGLTVATQSYLFFALNKPAGVVSTMEDPDGRQCLGDYVTNRETRLFHVGRLDTETEGIILLTNHGELAHRLTHPKYGVTKTYLAAIQGPIPRDLGKQLAQGVELEDGFARADSFKVVSNVGKNYLVEVTLHEGRKHIVRRMLSEVGFPVEKLVRTHFGPIALGDQKSGWLRRLTNPEVGQLMREVGL; this is encoded by the coding sequence ATGCGTAGCAGTGGCAACGGCAGGAACGGCAGCGGCGGCGGCAGCGGTCGCGGCGGACAGGGCGGGGGCCGGGGTGGCTCCTACGGCGGTGGCAGCGGCAGCGGTCGCGGCGGCTCGGGGTCGGGCTCGCGCGGCGGTTCGTACGGCAGCGGCGGCGGCCGCGGCGGTTCGTACGGCGGCGGCTCGGGCTCCGGCTCGGGCTCGCGCGGCGGTTCGTACGGGCGCGACGGCGGGCGCCGGGACGACCGGCGCGACGACCGCCGCTACCCGGACCGCCCGCTGCGGCCCGAGGAGCGCAAGTACGACCGCCCCGAGTACGGTGGCGGCCCGAACGCCACCCCGGCGCGCGGCGGCTTCGCCGGCCGGCGCCCCGGTCCGGCTCCGCGCCCGCGCCGGGAGGGCCAGGGCGCCCCGGGCGACCCGCGCCGCCAGCCGCAGCGCTCGCGCGAGCTGCAGGCCAAGATCGAGGACGCCGTCCTCGCCCGGCACGACAAGCCGGCCGTCAAGCTGCCCAAGACCTTCGGCGAGCCCGAGGGCGAGCGCCTGCAGAAGGTTCTGGCCCGGGCCGGCGTCGGCAGCCGGCGCGCCTGCGAGGAGCTGATCGAGCAGGGCCGGGTCGAGGTCAACGGCAAGCTGGTCACCGAGCAGGGCAAGCGGGTCGACCCGCAGAAGGACGAGATCAAGGTGGACGGCCTGACCGTCGCCACCCAGTCCTACCTGTTCTTCGCGCTGAACAAGCCGGCCGGCGTGGTCTCCACCATGGAGGACCCGGACGGGCGCCAGTGCCTGGGCGACTACGTGACCAACCGGGAGACCCGGCTGTTCCACGTGGGCCGGCTGGACACCGAGACCGAGGGCATCATCCTGCTCACCAACCACGGCGAGCTGGCCCACCGCCTCACCCACCCCAAGTACGGCGTGACCAAGACCTACCTGGCCGCCATCCAGGGCCCGATCCCGCGCGACCTGGGCAAGCAGCTGGCCCAGGGCGTGGAGCTGGAGGACGGCTTCGCGCGCGCCGACAGCTTCAAGGTGGTCTCCAACGTCGGCAAGAACTACCTGGTCGAGGTGACCCTGCACGAGGGTCGCAAGCACATCGTCCGCCGGATGCTGTCCGAGGTCGGCTTCCCGGTCGAGAAGCTGGTGCGCACCCACTTCGGTCCGATCGCGCTCGGCGACCAGAAGTCGGGCTGGCTGCGCCGCCTGACCAACCCGGAGGTCGGCCAGCTGATGCGCGAGGTCGGCCTGTAA
- the scpB gene encoding SMC-Scp complex subunit ScpB has product MVVDEPVGEERLAGALERPRAEVARALRELAAEYAAQRRGFDLRLVAGGWRFYSRDTCAAAVDRFLLDGQQARLTQAALETLAVVAYRQPVSRSRVSAVRGVNCDGVMRTLVQRGLVEEAGSEPETGAILYRTTNYFLERMGLRGLDELPELAPFLPEVDDVEAESLEGTMIAEAVAAAAVQAADGSGEAGRATHDR; this is encoded by the coding sequence ATGGTCGTCGACGAGCCGGTCGGGGAGGAGCGGCTGGCCGGGGCGCTGGAGCGGCCGCGGGCCGAGGTGGCGCGGGCGCTGCGCGAGCTGGCCGCCGAGTACGCCGCCCAGCGGCGCGGGTTCGACCTGCGGCTGGTGGCCGGTGGCTGGCGGTTCTACAGCCGGGACACCTGTGCCGCGGCCGTCGACCGCTTCCTGCTGGACGGCCAGCAGGCCCGGCTGACCCAGGCCGCGCTGGAGACCCTGGCGGTGGTCGCCTACCGGCAGCCGGTGTCCAGATCGCGGGTTTCCGCCGTCCGTGGTGTGAACTGTGACGGCGTGATGCGTACCCTGGTACAGCGAGGACTGGTGGAAGAGGCCGGATCCGAGCCCGAAACAGGTGCGATCCTGTATCGGACGACGAACTACTTCCTGGAACGGATGGGGCTCCGCGGCTTGGACGAGCTGCCGGAGCTCGCTCCCTTCCTGCCCGAGGTCGACGACGTGGAAGCGGAGTCCCTGGAGGGCACGATGATCGCGGAGGCGGTCGCCGCCGCTGCCGTGCAGGCCGCGGACGGCAGTGGCGAGGCCGGTCGGGCAACGCACGATCGGTAG
- a CDS encoding segregation and condensation protein A — protein MPSTVEPAASAVNATEEEPRGGFRVRLDNFEGPFDLLLSLIAKHKLDVTEVALATVTDEFLAHIRAMGPDWDLDAATEFLVVAATLLDLKAARLLPVAEVEDEADLALLEARDLLFARLLQYRAYKRVAALFGERWAAELLRRPRTVGLEPRHAELLPEVVITVGPERLAQLAAKAMEPKPKPVVYVDHIHTPPVSVREQASLVVGLLTGLGEASFQQLVADAPDTLVVVARFLALLELYRERVLDFEQPEALGELRVRWVAEEGRGAVEVTDEFDRPAGEPERSREEDGRR, from the coding sequence ATGCCGAGCACCGTCGAACCAGCCGCCAGCGCCGTGAACGCCACCGAGGAGGAGCCGCGGGGCGGCTTCCGGGTACGGCTGGACAACTTCGAGGGCCCCTTCGACCTGTTGCTCAGCCTGATCGCCAAGCACAAGCTGGACGTCACCGAGGTGGCGCTGGCCACCGTGACGGACGAGTTCCTGGCCCACATCCGGGCGATGGGCCCGGACTGGGACCTGGACGCGGCGACCGAGTTCCTGGTGGTCGCGGCCACCCTGCTCGACCTCAAGGCCGCCCGGCTGCTGCCGGTGGCCGAGGTCGAGGACGAGGCGGACCTCGCCCTGCTGGAGGCGCGTGACCTGCTGTTCGCCCGGCTGTTGCAGTACCGGGCGTACAAGCGGGTGGCGGCGCTGTTCGGCGAGCGCTGGGCGGCCGAGCTGCTGCGGCGGCCGCGGACCGTCGGCCTGGAGCCCCGGCACGCGGAGCTGCTGCCCGAGGTGGTCATCACCGTCGGGCCGGAGCGGCTCGCCCAGCTGGCGGCCAAGGCCATGGAGCCCAAGCCGAAGCCGGTGGTGTACGTGGACCACATCCACACCCCGCCGGTCAGCGTGCGCGAGCAGGCCTCCCTGGTGGTCGGGCTGCTCACCGGCCTCGGCGAGGCCTCCTTCCAGCAGTTGGTCGCGGACGCGCCGGACACCCTGGTGGTGGTCGCCCGCTTCCTGGCGCTGCTGGAGCTGTACCGGGAGCGGGTGCTGGACTTCGAGCAGCCGGAGGCGCTCGGCGAGCTGCGGGTGCGCTGGGTGGCCGAGGAGGGCCGCGGCGCGGTCGAGGTGACCGACGAGTTCGACCGGCCGGCCGGTGAGCCGGAGCGGTCCCGGGAGGAGGACGGGCGGCGATGA
- a CDS encoding ParA family protein translates to MGSAEVGSVALRTFEARQNTAQVTTVTDHDADLAAYGLAYGEFAYGAYDDPDAEYEPDPEYAATLAPDAARQRRERVGPTGRPLPYFPIPAPVAEHGPAQIIAMCNQKGGVGKTTSTINLGAALAEYGRRVLLVDFDPQGALSVGLGVNPMELDVTVYNLLMERGLTADEVLLKTAVPGMDLLPSNIDLSAAEVQLVSEVARESALARALKPLLPDYDYVIIDCQPSLGLLTVNALTAAHSVIVPLECEFFALRGVALLTETIEKVCERLNPELRLDGILATMYDSRTVHSREVLARVVEAFGEHVFHTVIGRTVRFPETTVAGEPITTYATNSVGAAAYRQLAREVLDRCRPAE, encoded by the coding sequence GTGGGCTCGGCCGAGGTCGGCTCGGTCGCACTCCGTACCTTCGAAGCACGCCAGAACACAGCGCAGGTGACCACGGTGACCGACCACGACGCCGACTTGGCGGCCTACGGCCTGGCCTACGGCGAGTTCGCCTACGGCGCCTACGACGACCCGGACGCCGAGTACGAGCCGGACCCGGAGTACGCCGCCACGCTGGCCCCCGACGCCGCGCGCCAGCGCCGCGAGCGGGTCGGCCCGACCGGCCGTCCGCTGCCCTACTTCCCGATCCCCGCGCCGGTCGCCGAGCACGGCCCCGCCCAGATCATCGCCATGTGCAACCAGAAGGGCGGCGTCGGCAAGACCACGTCGACCATCAACCTGGGCGCGGCGCTGGCCGAGTACGGCCGCCGGGTGCTGCTCGTCGACTTCGACCCGCAGGGCGCGCTCTCGGTCGGCCTCGGGGTCAACCCGATGGAGCTCGACGTCACCGTCTACAACCTGCTCATGGAGCGGGGCCTGACGGCCGATGAGGTGCTGCTCAAGACGGCGGTCCCCGGCATGGACCTGCTGCCCTCCAACATCGACCTCTCCGCCGCCGAGGTGCAGCTGGTCAGCGAGGTGGCCCGGGAGTCCGCGCTGGCGCGCGCCCTGAAGCCGCTGCTGCCGGACTACGACTACGTCATCATCGACTGCCAGCCCTCGCTGGGCCTGCTGACGGTCAATGCGCTGACTGCCGCTCACAGCGTGATCGTCCCGCTGGAGTGCGAGTTCTTCGCGCTGCGCGGCGTCGCGCTGCTGACCGAGACCATCGAGAAGGTGTGCGAACGGCTCAACCCCGAGCTGCGCCTGGACGGCATCCTCGCCACCATGTACGACTCGCGCACCGTGCACAGCCGTGAGGTGCTGGCGCGGGTCGTCGAGGCGTTCGGCGAGCACGTCTTCCACACCGTCATCGGGCGGACCGTGCGCTTCCCGGAGACCACCGTCGCCGGCGAGCCCATCACGACGTACGCCACCAACTCGGTCGGTGCCGCCGCCTACCGCCAGCTCGCCAGGGAGGTGCTCGACCGGTGCCGCCCCGCCGAGTGA